A single Eleginops maclovinus isolate JMC-PN-2008 ecotype Puerto Natales chromosome 5, JC_Emac_rtc_rv5, whole genome shotgun sequence DNA region contains:
- the LOC134864509 gene encoding zinc finger protein 501-like, which yields MSSVECLRDFVNERLSAAAEEIFGVFQKTIFEYEEEIKRQHKLLDFVWKPEIKLLRIDLPQHHVCKEEEVPAGQQLCIQERNSSPDQESPEPPQIKEEQEELCFSQEGKQLGLKQETDASVSIATDEESIQLLSHNSHVAECQDQEEGEQDSGSTRHAESRPQNEHQRNHSHEENSIHLSEMHMCKQPLKCDSCGKYFFSKSKLERHLRIHTGERPFPCNTCGKAFRHKSHLNRHNRIHTGENPFPCQTCGQRFYRASELKHHMKLHTLSSHILAKHVENVSGKNVILSGNLGSHTETHTGEELCASQEGEQLRLKQETDKMCANKSELIIHTKLHPDDWLYSCRMCGKVFKNKAHLRDHLRIHIGEKPFPCEMCGKAFRNKSHLKEHLRIHTGEKPYQCQICGQSFCRTHALKNHMKFHT from the exons ATGTCTTCTGTTGAGTGTTTGAGAGATTTTGTCAACGAGCGACTCTCTGCTGCCGCTGAAGAAATCTTCGGAGTATTTCAGAAAACTATCTTCGAATATGAGGAAGAGATCAAACGTCAGCACAAACTGCTGGATTTCGTTTGGAAACCGGAAATAAAGCTACTCAGAATAG ATCTCCCACAGCATCATGTCtgtaaggaggaggaggttcccGCTGGGCAGCAGCTCTGTATTCAGGAGAGGAACTCCAGTCCAGACCAAGAGAGCCCAGAGCCTCCACAGATtaaagaggagcaggaggagctgtgCTTCAGTCAGGAGGGAAAGCAGCTTGGACTGAAGCAGGAGACTGATGCCTCCGTGTCGATTGCTACTGATGAGGAAAGTATACAGCTCCTCTCTCACAACTCTCATGTAGCTGAGTGCCAAGATCAGGAAGAAGGCGAGCAAGACTCAGGATCAACTAGACATGCAGAGTCAAGACCACAGAATGAACATCAAAGAAATCACAGTCACGAAGAAAACAGCATTCATTTGTCAGAGATGCACATGTGTAAACAGCCTTTAAAATGTGACTCATGcggaaaatattttttctcaaaatccaaACTGGAGAGACACCTCAGAATCCACACAGGTGAAAGGCCCTTTCCTTGCAACACATGTGGGAAAGCTTTCAGACATAAAAGCCACTTGAACCGTCATAATCGTATTCACACAGGGGAGAATCCATTTCCATGCCAAACGTGCGGGCAACGATTCTATCGAGCATCAGAGTTGAAACATCATATGAAATTACACACGTTGAGTAGCCATATTCTTGCAAAACACGTGGAAAACGTGTCTGGTAAAAATGTCATATTGAGTGGTAACTTGGGAagccacacagaaacacacacaggagaagaGCTGTGCGCCAGTCAGGAGGGAGAGCAGCTTAGACTGAAGCAGGAGACTGATAAAATGTGCGCTAATAAATCAGAATTAATCATTCATACAAAACTACACCCAGATGATTGGTTATATTCGTGCCGAATGTGTGGGAaagttttcaaaaataaagCTCACTTGAGAGATCATTTGAGAATCCACATTGGTGAGAAGCCATTTCCGTGCGAAATGTGTGGGAAAGCttttagaaataaaagtcaCTTGAAAGAGCATTTGAGAATTCATACAGGGGAGAAGCCTTATCAGTGCCAAATTTGTGGGCAAAGTTTCTGTCGAACACACGCTTTGAAAAATCATATGAAATTCCACACATGA
- the LOC134864510 gene encoding zinc finger and SCAN domain-containing protein 2-like, giving the protein MNGSNKCILFVGFIYATMSSVEFLRDFVNERLSAAAEEIFGVFQKTIFEYEEEIKRQCRLLDVVWKPEINVLRIDLPQHHVCKEEEVPAEQQLCIQGRNSSPDQENPEPPQIKQEQEELCFSQEGEQLGLKQETDAFVLTPTVEESEHQLLSHNSHVAENQDQEGGEQDSNRHAEPKLHHKGKSQNKDVNNMNLSEKHRDTQQPVKCGKYFQKKSSLDRDLKTLKIKGSHSCNTCEKTFSRKSDLIIHTRIHTGERPYPCQMCGKAFRNKSHLKEHVRIHTGEKPFPCQTCGQRFCQTSALKNHMKFHTKASCILERHVGNNSCKNTIFRSNWGSHTETHTVEKLNPCSPESLQIKEGQEEQFGPKQETDAFMLATSDEESEHQLLSPNNSCS; this is encoded by the exons ATGAATGgttcaaacaaatgtattcttttcGTTGGGTTTATTTATGCAACAATGTCTTCTGTTGAGTTTTTGAGAGATTTTGTCAACGAGCGACTCTCTGCTGCCGCTGAAGAAATATTCGGAGTATTTCAGAAAACTATCTTCGAATATGAGGAAGAGATCAAACGTCAGTGCAGACTGCTGGATGTCGTTTGGAAACCGGAAATAAACGTACTCAGGATAG ATCTCCCACAGCATCATGTAtgtaaggaggaggaggttcccGCTGAGCAGCAGCTCTGTATCCAAGGGAGGAACTCCAGTCCAGACCAAGAGAACCCAGAGCCTCCACAGATTaaacaggagcaggaggagctgtgCTTCAGCCAGGAGGGAGAGCAGCTTGGACTGAAGCAGGAGACTGATGCCTTTGTGTTGACTCCTACTGTTGAGGAAAGTGAGCACCAGCTCCTCTCTCACAACTCTCATGTAGCTGAGAACCAAGATCAGGAAGGAGGCGAGCAAGACTCAAATAGACATGCAGAGCCCAAACTACATCACAAAGgcaaaagtcaaaataaagatgtaaaCAACATGAACTTGTCAGAGAAGCACCGTGATACTCAACAGCCTGTCAAATGTGGAAAATATTTCCAGAAAAAATCATCACTGGACAGAGATCTGAAAACCCTCAAAATTAAGGGATCACATTCTTGCAACACCTGTGAGAAAACGTTCTCTAGAAAATCCGATTTAATCATTCATACAAGAATCCACACAGGTGAGAGGCCATATCCGTGCCAAATGTGTGGGAAAGCTTTCAGAAATAAAAGTCACTTGAAAGAGCATGTAAGAATCCACACAGGTGAGAAGCCATTTCCGTGTCAAACATGTGGGCAACGTTTCTGTCAAACATCGGCATTGAAAAATCATATGAAATTCCACACGAAGGCAAGCTGTATTCTTGAGAGACATGTGGGAAACAACTCCTGTAAAAATACCATATTTAGGAGTAACTGGGGAagccacacagaaacacacacagtggaaaagTTGAATCCATGCAGCCCAGAGTCTCTACAGAttaaagagggacaggaagaGCAGTTTGGACCTAAGCAGGAGACTGATGCCTTTATGTTGGCTACTTCTGATGAGGAAAGTGAGCACCAGCTCCTCTCTCCCAACAACTCATGTAGCTGA